The genomic DNA TACCTTATTTGCATATTGCCGGGTACATCCTGTCACCCTGCTCAATAAATCAACCGTAATAAAGTTTTTCTCTATTACGCTGCAATTAGATGTACAGTAAATTAAAATAAAAAACTCAATATAGTATTCCGCACTTAGCACCGTTCTAAGTAGAGCCAGTTCACGAGAATAGGATATAAAAAAGTCATATATCCGATCTATAAGAATATCCATTTCGCTAGAAAATGAGGCTAACTCATTATTTTTTCTTGGTATTACAAATATAGAAGTATCAGTTAATGCTTCATATCGCATATTCTCATTTTTAAGATGTTTATCTATTTTTTTATACGGAATAACTGTGCCAGGAGTAAATAAGCTCGCGCAAATTTCGTAATCTTTAGCAAAATCAAAAAACTCACCAACAAGACCGTGATCTATAGAGGCCAAATAAGTTTGCTCATGCTTTAATTCAAGCAGATCTCCTTTCTGTAGATCTACTTTGAAAATATTTTTCACTAAGATATCAATGTCCAAGTGAGGTATTGACCATGATTCCATTAAATTTCTTAACGTATATATGCACATATAAGCACCATTAAGTATTAGCATTATGATTGCGCACAACTGAGTTGCGCGCAATCTATTTGAGTAATATACATCACAGTAATTGCTCCTGTATATCTTAATAGGTAACTTATGTGATCAGCATCACTCAAATAATTATACGCATCGAAATTCGAAACATATAATAACTAAGGTGCCTATCATAGTGAAAATGCATGATTGATCAATAACGGCTCAATGTGATGACGGAGCACTAGATTGCATTAATGGACTGTTATTTTATCAGAAAGCACACTAATAATGATTATTTATCAAGCATATTTGGGTGAAACCGTTAATATGTTGCCTTGAGAGTTTAAACTATGCATACCAGTGCACTTGTTCAACGTCGATCTCAAGCTCCTCCTCCCAATAATTTACATACTGCTCTGCTAAAGCGGCAATTGATTGATAGAATTCCGTAATCGCTCTAGTCTTCATCAGATAGATAAATCGATAGAACCATGGTAATAAATGTTCCCTCATTAACTCAACTACGTTATCAAGGTTATAGTCAGTACAAGCTTTCTCAAATAAAACCGATAGAACACTGAATATAACTCCTATGTGGTCTAGTGGTTCATTAACTTCCAGCTCAACGGAAACATTACTTTTTCTGCAGAACTCTTTGAATCTCAATGTGGATTCACCAAACATTAGATTATCTTGATCCGTATAAACAGAACCCCATGGATATGCTAATTTTTTTTCGCTTCCTATAAATAATCTAAAAAAGTCTGATTTAACAGAATCAAAACTTTCATTTTCGACGCTATCTCTAAGTTTTTTTAATACTTTTTTTTGCTTATTCGAATATTCAGGCCACATTACTTCAAATTTATTTTCTTTAAGTATATCTATAATATCTTGAGATGGTCTTTTATAAAACAATGTAGAAAATAATTTGCAGCATGCTGCAGACATCATATAATCTTGTTCTGGTTGCATTTTTTAACCTCGGAAAAATCCGCCAAAACTTCGGCGGATTATCTATTTTTATACTTCAGTAATATTGGCTATATTGCCATCGGTACTACCAGTTCCACGCCCAACTCGACTTCTAGTAATAAGTAAACTAGGAGTAGTAATTGATGGATCTGGTAGAGGTGCAATATCTCCTCTAGTAGCATTTGGATATTTGGCCTTCAACTCATCCATTACTCCAAAATCAAGAGCACGCTGAGGACAACCGGCTACGCATCGAGGTTTCTCTCCTCGGCTAACTTCATCCTCACAACCATCACATTTTGTCATGACTTTCCGTACAGGATCCATTTGGGGAGCGTCATAAGGACAAGCTCTTGAACAGCTACCACATCCAATACACAAGCTAGCCTCAATTTTTACTAAGCCGTTACTACTTTGCTTATGGCAAGCCCCTGTTGGGCATGCTTTTACACAAACAGGCTCAGAGCAATGATTACATCCTATTGATACATAATAGGCAAAAACACTGCTAGATACTGTGTTGTCGCTATTTTCGGTTACAGAGCCACCAACATACTCATAAACTCTCCTTGTATTCTGGGTTGGTTTTGCATCAAATTTTGATTTACAAATAATATCGCAGGCTTTACATCCACTACATTTGCTACTATCGAAATGGAAACCTAATTGGAAACTATCAGCCATTGTAATATCCTCCTCATGCCTTATAAATTCGGACGCGATTTGAATTAACACCGGTCCCTTTTGCAACAGTGCTAGTCATTGTGTGTGAAGTTAGACTATTGAAGTTGCCACCAATATCTAAATCACCAACCGGAGTGAATTTAAAACCCTGCCCATATGAAATAACGCCTGGCATTACTCGTTGAGTAACTCTTGCTTCGACTTGTATTTTGCCAAAAGATGATTCGATGACAATCTGATCGCCATCTTTAAATCCAGAGGCATCAGACGGATTTACCCATGCAGCTCTTCGCATAGCATCTTTAAGCCACTGAGAATTAGTATACCCAGAGTGTACGTTCGATTTTGCATGGAAATTTACTAATTGGAGAGGATAATTACTCACTAAATCAGAATCTTCATACCCACCAGGGACAACCATATACTTAGCTATTGGGTTAATGTAATCAGTACTCCGCCAATAATCTGGTATTTGATTCTTTTCAGCTAGTTCTCTAAGTTTGTGCGAATATATATCAATTTTTCCAGATGCAGTATTAAGCAACCCGCCATTAGTGACGTACTCATACATAGCACAATGCCTTATTGCAGAGGACTCAGAATCATCACATGGATTAGCAAATTTAAAAATTTGCTTTTCCTGCATTTCTGATAATGTCGAAGGTAATTCAGGGTGAAACATTCTTAATACTTGATACCCATGTTCGAGCACTTGGGTCGGAGTCATTCCCATGCTGAACTCTGATTCAATGCCTAAAACTTTTGCGATTCCCTCACATATTTCCCATGTTGACTTAGTATCACCAATTCTTGGAATTCCAGTAGTTGCTATAACAAAAGGCATCGAACCTGACTGTAGATTTGACCAAGGTAAATCAGTCTGCTCATACCATGTCATTTCTGGCAAGACATAATCACTGTACATAGCGGTTGAAGACATGTGGTTTTCAATATTTATAATCAGTTCTACATTCGTCTGATCTTTTAATTCTTTTGCTATCTTAAATGTGTCTCCTTGTTGACCTAGATGATTACCCCCTCGCACCCAAGCACATTTAATATTAGCACCAAGTTTCCCATCTCCACGGCTATCGATCTCATCCGGTGGTAGGATAATATCATCCTTAATCACAGTCATATTCTCGCCATCAAGAATTGCACGAGGCCATGCTGCCATTCTTACTTTTGCATTTTTTTCATTAGCTGGCACTGACGGCAAAACGAAAAATGCATTAGTCGTTGCAATCTCAGAAAACGCCATATCACCATTAGTTGTACCACGCTTACCTACAGCACCTACCATTAGCGAAAGTGTACTAATTGCTCGGATATTATCCTCACCATTAAGCTGTCTCTGGATACTCCAACCAGCTATCACAAAGGGGGCTTTTGCTTGGGCTAATCGATTAGCTACTTCACGAATAGTTTCGGCTGGAACACCTGTAATTTTAGAGCCCCATTCAGGTGTCTTAGCAATGCCATCTTTAATACCAAGAATATGTGCCTCATAGCACTCTTCGTAAGGTACCGCTGGAAGCGTTAACGATGGATTATGAGGATCTGGCATTTCTGGTTCAGCCCAAAAACCGTAGCACTTCTCTTTTAAAAAAGAAGTATCAACCTGATCAGTGCTTATTAAATGATGAGCCATAGCCTCACAAAGAGCTGCATCCGTTCCTGGTCTGACAAAATAATGACTCTCTTCTCTCCCTAGCATGGAGTCAGTATACCTAGGGTCAAAGCAGATTACTGGAGTGTCACCTTTCACGTGCTGCCATTCAAAACCGTAACCAGCACCACTAGCTCCAGTCTCTAAGGGATTAAAGCCAAAAAATAAATATAAATCACTAAATTTTGACTCCACGATAGAAGAATATGGTCTTGTCCCATACATATACGGCATTATTTTTTCAACTTGGCTGAAGCTCATCGAGCTGAATAAGCCTGTATATCCTCCCATTACATTCAATAAATTATTAATAGGTGTAGGAGAATGGATAGCACCCAGTGATGATCCTGCAAGATTAAAGACAGATCTTGAACCGTAAGTGTCGTATATATTCTTTAGCTTAACTCCAATTTCTGAAAATGCCTGGTCCCAACTAATCTGTTCAAACTGGCCACTTCCCCTTTCACCAATACGTTTTAGGGGATGTAGAATTCTATCTGGATTATAAATCTTTTGTTTTGCTGAGTGTCCTCGGGCGCAAGGACGTTGCTGGCGAATTACAAACCCATCCTCTGAGTCGATAGTAGTTGTTTCTGGTGTAACTTTTGTGATGATGCCATCAACGGTAGTAATAACTAGTGGGCAAGTTGCTTTGCAATTTACATTACAACTTGACATTGTGGTTACTTCTTCAGGCGCTAACTCTTTGACCTCTTCACTATCTTCTGAAGTTGTATTACAAGCAGTTATACTGCTGAGAGCTGCGATGCTAGCGCTTACTTTTAGAAAATCACGTCTTTCCATTTTAATCACCTTCTTTAAAACATGCAGTTAATGCTCATCATTAACAGATGTGCGTTGTAGTTATGGTTCTGCTCACCTAATGTTGTGAGCCTTGTTATTTCATCAATGCCAACAAGACCATCATCTGCATCGTAATAACGCTCATAACGATAGCTAAGCTTCAGTCCTACATCTGCATTTAATGCATAACTGCCATATAACTCTATGCTGTGCCTATAATCGTAGTAGTCACCATAGTCACTATCATCAATTGCTGTATTACTCTCTGAATTTGCAAATAAATAGTCAGCTCCAACTGTCAGATCATCCGACCATATCCAGCTAACTCCAGCACCTAAATTAATGAACGTATCTTCAACATGTCCCAGCCAATTTGAATAATTATCAAAACTGGAACCTGACATATCCGAGTTAATCCACTGCTGACTTGCAAGAGCATATAAATGCAACTTGTTACTTGGATTAATACCTAGAGTAATGTCATATCTATAATCTTCAGCTTCAGAAAGACCTAAATCTGTATTCTGATATTTGTCTCTGGAATAACTTCCATTAATACCAATGTTCAGCCAATAAAGAGGATTATGGTTAATATTTAACTCCACGCCACTACGCTCACGATCAGCCAAATAATACTTTCTTAACAGAGGATTTTCTTGGGGAGCCGTTATTCGAGATGAATCATAGAGAGATCCCCCTCTATTTTCATATATCCCTTTAATACTGAATTTCAATTTATCTATTGCATGAATAGTAATTTTTGACCAAAATTTATTTTCTCGATTTATTTCGCGTTCTAAATAATTTCGTTCAGTTTCTTTAAAATCATAGCCAGAACTTAGTCTATACTGGCTACTAAATCTGTAACTTGTCTGTAATGAACCACCCGTCCGAGAAATATCAAGTGGTACATTCATCTTAAAAGCACCACTAATATTGTCCCACTCTAACTGAGCGAAATTATCTACGGAACTCTGATTATCACGGTCACTAAAACTAAATTTACCATTCACTCGCCATCGAGCATTAAGAAGACTACTAAACCCTATACGAACATCACGGGTATCGACTTGCCCATCCCAATTGACTAGAGGATTTCCAGCCATAGGGATCAGTCTTGAATCTTGGATCATACGCCCAGCACTGATCGTGCCATTTAGAGCTGTATTCAAAAATACGGACTGCCCACTAAGAGATATGATATGCGCACTATTATCAGGAGTTGCCGCATAAATATCCTCATTGTAGATTAGTGAAAGATTATCTATATCGTCCCGATAAAAACTACCATTATATTGCAGAGTACTTGACCAGGTATTGCCATTATAAGTAATACCTGCGTGGACCTCTTCGGTACTGGAACTGATAGGTTCAACAAAATTTACAACACCAATAGCATCGACGAAACTAGCTTCTTTATTACCAGATTGTTTTTCGTAGCTGTAATCTAAGAAAGCTTTATAGTCCTGATATAAATACTCAAAACCAGCACCAACTTTTTCTCTTTCTTTTATAATCGAAGTGTTAAAAATGCTATTAGCCGCTTTATCTATAACATTATTGCTAATAAAAAATGGACTTTGAACTTTTCTACCGTAAGTAGTCTGCAAACGGTAATCGATATTAGTTTTAAACTCGTCAGTTTTGTTTACCTGAAGATGAAAACGACTGCTATCTAAACCTAAATTGTGGGCATTGACTTTAGTATCTAGCCCATCACTACTTCGCAGCCTCATATCACCACTCACTGCGCCTACTAAGCCATTACGATCTTTCCCAAACTCATTACCGCTGTATGCATCATCACTGTTAATTAAACCCAAACCTATTGAGACTTGCCCATTCAAAGAAGGATGCTCAATACAACGATTACATTGGTATTTATTAGTATCGACTTGAGTAGTATTAGCATTGTCAATACCAAAGTCAGCAGCTAGTAGTGGATCAGAAATTACTATTAACATCGTAGTAATAATATTTAATTTAAAATACATATGACTTACCTCAACTATCAATGACTAAAATTGCTACCTGCAGGATGATTAGAACCATGAATCTGGCTATGACAATTGAGACAACTTCTGCCACTGCCAAATGCATCTATACCAGGTTTATTAGTGATTCGACTCGCATGCCCATCATCCATGTGGCACTGTTGACATAATAGCGGAGCTCTTTGTTTTAAAAGGTTATCATTAACGCTGCCATGTGGGTTGTGGCAACTAGTACAATCTTCAGTCACAGGTGCATGTTCCCACAGAAATGGGCCACGTTTATCCGCATGGCAGCTGTAACATGTAGTGTTTATACTTGTTGTGTTTAAAGATTTTTCGTTATTAGAACCGTGAGGATCATGACAATCAATGCAACTCATATCTCCCCACTTTAATGGATGAGAAGAACGCATATTCATATCCGCTTTTTCCTGCAGATGACAGCTACTACATAAATCATTAGTACCTTCGAGGCTTAAAGCTGGATCGCTAGATGTGTGGATTTCATGGCAAGAAACACAGGTGACTTGTTCCAAATTATGCATACTGCTATGCCAGCCGTTCCCCTTATCACTTTCATGACAACCTAGACAAATACTATTTTGGCTATCAGAAGAAAGTTTACTCTCGGACCCGAAACTAATCATAGGCTCTTTCCCCCCCCGATTATGCTTGCCAAGAGGGCCGTGACACGACTCGCATTGCAACCCCGCCATAGGAGATCTACTGTTATCCAATAATCCATGCGTAGAACTAAAGATTGCCATCACTTTTGTATCTTTTTTATGACACATTAAGCATGAATCGGCCCCCTTTGATGAATACTTTCCTTCAACAAACTTGGTCTTTAATTGTGATTCTAACTGCTCAGCACTCAATTCATTCCATGGTGAAGCATGCACAATTGGAATTACGAAAAGGGTAAAAATCATTATAAATCTAAAAAGTATTTTCATAACTTAGTCCGGCATATTTACTTTGATGAGCATATGTTACTAAGTTATGAAATTGTGTCACGCAACTAGTTTACAATTGTTATGCGAAACTTCACGAAATTAGTATTATAATATTGAGTAGTTTACTGAGAGTTAAGGTGGATATGAAATGTAATCAATATTGTTCTATTTAGGTTTCAATAAATGTAATAATGGCTACGTAAATCAATAATAACTTTGTTAGTATTTTTGATTTAATATTGTACTAAGATTAATAAAGTGTTTTTACTATCGAAAAGTGGGAGAGAGGAGATGTTTAAAGTAATATTTTAGTAGTGTATCAGCTATCGATTTTATTTTATTTTGATAGTGTATAAGACTAGCTCTATAATTTGAATAGGGCAATAATTTAATAATTATACAAATAATATAATAGATATTACGCATGATGCTAAGCCTACTTTTGAAAATAGATCAATAATATAACACCATACGATTACAAAGTTTTCAGTTATAACATTATTGGAGACTACCTAATTACATTATAATTTTGTAAAAATCCTACATGTCAACTCCACCGCCCATCAAAACATTTAACTCTGCTAAAGCGGCAGATTCCTCAGTTGTTAGTGTTTCCATTTTTGTGCAACGAGGGTCAACTTTCTGTATAGCCCTAGTCATAACATGTGTTAAAGGTAGTGGGTCACATCCATGCCCTGTTTCACAAACAAAATCCCATTGAGGGTCTGCTTTGATATGGCATGCAAAACAGTTCCCTCCAAATTTATTTTTAACATCTACAAAGCCTCTGGTTAAGATTTTTGATCCTTTTGAAGAGACATCAAGTTCAAAGAACTCCCAGTCATTAGTTACTGGGCTAAACCCTTTATCACGCTTAACCATGACTTCAGTTGGGACTAACTGTATAATACTACCTACAGGATACATTTCTCCCAAAGGGTTATTTGCCGCTTTAACAGTTAATTGTAATTCTTCTGCCCCTATAATATTATCGACATAAAAGTGTCTAATAGGCACCATATCCCTAATACAGCGGAAGTCAGGAATAACAGTCGAAATATCTCCTGCAAGTGCTTGACTACATGTTAATAGCATAATACATAGGATAGAGGCGTTTACCAATCTCATTTTTCATAGCTCCACGTCATTGTCAGATATTAATCTAGGTTTCTTGCTGACATTGAATTATTAAGAAGTACATTATTTATAAAAATCCCATAGCTGGAACATATTTATGACATTAAGATTAGATTCTATAATTCATTATGTAAACATGATAATTAATTAATTTAGTAAAGTTAGAACTGTAACGTAAGAAATGTAAACTTGTTTCATTTCTATGGCCAGAAAAAGTGGTATTATTTAGTTCACGATACAAAGATAGTTGCTATAAACTATATTTTTAACCAGTAGTTAACTATTGAGTTTGTGATTTTGGCATTGTAACTTATTAATGTTACGTGCTTTTTATTGGCATGCATGTGTCTTATTTTGTATATAAAAATCACTATAAACTTAAAAGGGTTATATTCGATGGTATTTTTTTGTTATTTTGCAATTTTCTTTTACTGCCTTGCGTTTATATTAGTATCTGTTCGACTAATGCATCCCAATGGCCCCAACCGTTTAGCTGTGAGTATTTCAGCTGCAATTGCGGTCATATTACATGCATGTATCTTAGGTCACGTTATATTTACAGCGGATGGGCAAAATTTCAGCCTTACCAATGTTATTTCTTTGGTCATGTGGATAATAACATTCATTTTTACCATACTTATATTTAGACTAAGACTCATGATGGTTGTGCCAGTAGTTTATGCTTGCTCAGTAATGTCTGTCGTATTGCTTTGTTTAGTCCCGCCAGCCTACATTACACACTTTGATTTACATCCTAAGATCTTTGCTCACGTAATTATGTCACTGATGAGCTACAGCACATTATTGATCGCTGCACTATATGCAATTCAATTATCAGCTATTCAGAATAAACTTAAAAATAAAGAATTTATTCGAAGCACTATCACTCCACCACTATTAACCGTGGAAAAAAAGCTTTATCACTTAGTGATTACCGGATTTATGCTACTTAGCATAGCTATTGCAACTGGATTTATATTTTTAGAAAATAATTTTTCTAATGGT from Shewanella psychromarinicola includes the following:
- a CDS encoding cyclic nucleotide-binding domain-containing protein, with the translated sequence MESWSIPHLDIDILVKNIFKVDLQKGDLLELKHEQTYLASIDHGLVGEFFDFAKDYEICASLFTPGTVIPYKKIDKHLKNENMRYEALTDTSIFVIPRKNNELASFSSEMDILIDRIYDFFISYSRELALLRTVLSAEYYIEFFILIYCTSNCSVIEKNFITVDLLSRVTGCTRQYANKVVYRLEVEGVVIKKVGKIYILNKDILLQRIDKDLFKRYYKPCCITA
- a CDS encoding TorD/DmsD family molecular chaperone encodes the protein MQPEQDYMMSAACCKLFSTLFYKRPSQDIIDILKENKFEVMWPEYSNKQKKVLKKLRDSVENESFDSVKSDFFRLFIGSEKKLAYPWGSVYTDQDNLMFGESTLRFKEFCRKSNVSVELEVNEPLDHIGVIFSVLSVLFEKACTDYNLDNVVELMREHLLPWFYRFIYLMKTRAITEFYQSIAALAEQYVNYWEEELEIDVEQVHWYA
- a CDS encoding DMSO/selenate family reductase complex B subunit, producing MADSFQLGFHFDSSKCSGCKACDIICKSKFDAKPTQNTRRVYEYVGGSVTENSDNTVSSSVFAYYVSIGCNHCSEPVCVKACPTGACHKQSSNGLVKIEASLCIGCGSCSRACPYDAPQMDPVRKVMTKCDGCEDEVSRGEKPRCVAGCPQRALDFGVMDELKAKYPNATRGDIAPLPDPSITTPSLLITRSRVGRGTGSTDGNIANITEV
- a CDS encoding molybdopterin-dependent oxidoreductase; the encoded protein is MERRDFLKVSASIAALSSITACNTTSEDSEEVKELAPEEVTTMSSCNVNCKATCPLVITTVDGIITKVTPETTTIDSEDGFVIRQQRPCARGHSAKQKIYNPDRILHPLKRIGERGSGQFEQISWDQAFSEIGVKLKNIYDTYGSRSVFNLAGSSLGAIHSPTPINNLLNVMGGYTGLFSSMSFSQVEKIMPYMYGTRPYSSIVESKFSDLYLFFGFNPLETGASGAGYGFEWQHVKGDTPVICFDPRYTDSMLGREESHYFVRPGTDAALCEAMAHHLISTDQVDTSFLKEKCYGFWAEPEMPDPHNPSLTLPAVPYEECYEAHILGIKDGIAKTPEWGSKITGVPAETIREVANRLAQAKAPFVIAGWSIQRQLNGEDNIRAISTLSLMVGAVGKRGTTNGDMAFSEIATTNAFFVLPSVPANEKNAKVRMAAWPRAILDGENMTVIKDDIILPPDEIDSRGDGKLGANIKCAWVRGGNHLGQQGDTFKIAKELKDQTNVELIINIENHMSSTAMYSDYVLPEMTWYEQTDLPWSNLQSGSMPFVIATTGIPRIGDTKSTWEICEGIAKVLGIESEFSMGMTPTQVLEHGYQVLRMFHPELPSTLSEMQEKQIFKFANPCDDSESSAIRHCAMYEYVTNGGLLNTASGKIDIYSHKLRELAEKNQIPDYWRSTDYINPIAKYMVVPGGYEDSDLVSNYPLQLVNFHAKSNVHSGYTNSQWLKDAMRRAAWVNPSDASGFKDGDQIVIESSFGKIQVEARVTQRVMPGVISYGQGFKFTPVGDLDIGGNFNSLTSHTMTSTVAKGTGVNSNRVRIYKA
- a CDS encoding MtrB/PioB family decaheme-associated outer membrane protein, with amino-acid sequence MYFKLNIITTMLIVISDPLLAADFGIDNANTTQVDTNKYQCNRCIEHPSLNGQVSIGLGLINSDDAYSGNEFGKDRNGLVGAVSGDMRLRSSDGLDTKVNAHNLGLDSSRFHLQVNKTDEFKTNIDYRLQTTYGRKVQSPFFISNNVIDKAANSIFNTSIIKEREKVGAGFEYLYQDYKAFLDYSYEKQSGNKEASFVDAIGVVNFVEPISSSTEEVHAGITYNGNTWSSTLQYNGSFYRDDIDNLSLIYNEDIYAATPDNSAHIISLSGQSVFLNTALNGTISAGRMIQDSRLIPMAGNPLVNWDGQVDTRDVRIGFSSLLNARWRVNGKFSFSDRDNQSSVDNFAQLEWDNISGAFKMNVPLDISRTGGSLQTSYRFSSQYRLSSGYDFKETERNYLEREINRENKFWSKITIHAIDKLKFSIKGIYENRGGSLYDSSRITAPQENPLLRKYYLADRERSGVELNINHNPLYWLNIGINGSYSRDKYQNTDLGLSEAEDYRYDITLGINPSNKLHLYALASQQWINSDMSGSSFDNYSNWLGHVEDTFINLGAGVSWIWSDDLTVGADYLFANSESNTAIDDSDYGDYYDYRHSIELYGSYALNADVGLKLSYRYERYYDADDGLVGIDEITRLTTLGEQNHNYNAHLLMMSINCMF
- a CDS encoding DmsE family decaheme c-type cytochrome, with protein sequence MKILFRFIMIFTLFVIPIVHASPWNELSAEQLESQLKTKFVEGKYSSKGADSCLMCHKKDTKVMAIFSSTHGLLDNSRSPMAGLQCESCHGPLGKHNRGGKEPMISFGSESKLSSDSQNSICLGCHESDKGNGWHSSMHNLEQVTCVSCHEIHTSSDPALSLEGTNDLCSSCHLQEKADMNMRSSHPLKWGDMSCIDCHDPHGSNNEKSLNTTSINTTCYSCHADKRGPFLWEHAPVTEDCTSCHNPHGSVNDNLLKQRAPLLCQQCHMDDGHASRITNKPGIDAFGSGRSCLNCHSQIHGSNHPAGSNFSH
- a CDS encoding cytochrome C assembly family protein yields the protein MVFFCYFAIFFYCLAFILVSVRLMHPNGPNRLAVSISAAIAVILHACILGHVIFTADGQNFSLTNVISLVMWIITFIFTILIFRLRLMMVVPVVYACSVMSVVLLCLVPPAYITHFDLHPKIFAHVIMSLMSYSTLLIAALYAIQLSAIQNKLKNKEFIRSTITPPLLTVEKKLYHLVITGFMLLSIAIATGFIFLENNFSNGTGHKAVLSIIAWLVYAAMLLQHKTIGCKIRTELIYTLTGALILTIAYFGARTVKELIIG